The genomic DNA CACGGCCAGTGGTCGATACGCGCGTCGGTGGAAGTAGAAGCCGACGATGACGAGCGCGGCACAACCGACCGCGAGCCAGTAGCCGGTCCCCCAGGCCGCGTACGTCTTGAACTGGCCGATGCCGCCCTCGCCGATGACGGTCGGAACAAAGGGCTTGACCGAGTTCGAGAGGGGCGCCTCGGGATCGAGGTTCAGTCCGAACGTTCGCATCCAGTAGACCAGATCGGCATAGAACCCGATCGGGAATGTCACAGCGGGCACGGCGAGCAGCACGGCCCATTTGCTGTGAACAAACGCGGCGCCCTCGACGAGCAGGAACATGGCGATGATCGACCACACGGCCGCGGCACGCTCGAACGTCGCGGCCTCGCCGAGCGGGCGCATGCCGATGTAGTGATTGAGTCCGTCGATCTCGCGCACGTCGCCGGTGAGATGGTTGACGTACGCCGTGAGGAACAGCCCATCCGGATACTGCGGCGCCTCGAGCTCCATGTGCCAGTACGGGAAGAAGATCGACACAAGCAGCAGGACCCGTGCGAGCATGAAGATGAACGTCGGCGTGAGGTAGCGCACCGGATGGGACCGCAGCTCCTCGACGGGGACACGGGGACCGATCAGCGTGGAGAGGATGCGCGACATGCCGGACTCCGTGTGTGCGACGGGGCGAGGCCCGTCGCGTGCGTGCGAATCGCCCATCGGGGGCGTGAGCCCCCGACGGGCAAGGAGGGTCATTCGGCTTTGCCGCCCGCCTGCGCGGTGGCCTTGGGCTTGATGTGGAGATAGCCCATCATCTCAAGGTGGAGCGCCGAGCAGAACTCGGTGCAGTAGAAGGGGTAGGTGCCGGCCTTGTCGGCCTTGAACTTGAACTCGACGTACTCGCCCGGCTCGAGCGAGAGGTTGACGTTGTACCCGCCGATGCAGAAGCCGTGCGTCGCATCCTGCGCGGTCTCGATGGCGGTGATCCGCCACGTGACCTCATCGCCTTCCATAATCTCGACGTGCTCGGGGAAGAAGTGGCTGCGAACCGCGGTCATGTTGACCGTGACCTTGTTCCCGTCGCGAACGACGCCCTCGGAACCCTTCTTGGGCGCGTTCGGGTCGAGCCGCTGGGTGTGCGGGTTCCAGCCGACCTCGGGATACACCTTCCAGGTCTTGAGCTTGTCGGCCTTGATCATCTGGCAGTAGTGGGGCTCACCGACGCCGATCGGGCTGTCGTAGATGACTGGCATGGTCGTGCCCGGCTGCACGATGTCCAGGAGCTGGAAGTTCTGCGGGAGCAGCGGGCCCGTCGGCAGGAAGCGATCGACCGACCACTTGGACATCGAGATCAGGTAGTTGCCGTCCGGGCTGACCGTGTCGCCCTCCGCGGCACACAGGTGGCCGATGTTGTACTGGACAGGCGTCTTCTGCACCAGTTTCCACGGCTGATCGGCGTTCAGCGCGTCGTACTCGCCCCCGAGCGTCCAGCGCGCGACGGCCGAGTCGAGAAAGAGCGAGGTGTAGGCATAGCCCTTGTCATCGAACTGCGTGTGGAGCGGCCCGAGCCCCAACTCGACCTGCGCCTCTTTCACGGCGTCGAAGTCGAGCACCGGCACGCCGTACTCGTCCGTGCCCGAGTAGGTCTTCTCCGCGATCGCCTTCTTGATCCGGTCGATCGAGTACACTGTCACGTGCGGGTCGAGCTTGCCCGCGACGATCATGTACTGGCCGTTCGGCGTCACGTCGACGCCGTGCGGACTCTTGGGCTCCGGCGCGAAGTGCAGGATGCCCTCGCTGATGCTCGTCTCGATCTTGATCACGGGGAACCCGTTGATCTTCTCGAACTTGCCCGCCTTGAACGCGGCCTCGGCCTTCTTCCAGTCGATGATGTGGAGGTAGTCCATGTCGCGCTTGCTGGCGCCCGCCTCGAAGGGGGGCTGGCCCTTCTCGACGCCGCCGGTCGCCATCTCCGCGTTGAACGAGTTGATGAAGAAGAACCCGTCGCTGGCGTTCTTGCCCGCGTCCGCCAGGTCCTGCCAGTACGGGGGCAGCTCCAGGGCGAAGGACTGGGACTCGTCGATCCGGCCCTTCATCCGGTCGAACTTCCACATCGTGACCATGCCGCGGTAGGAGTCCTTGTACTCGGAAGGCGGCGCGTAGCCGTAGCCGAGCACGGTGGCGTACTGCCCGCCCTCGATGATGTAGTCGGTGTTCGGCGTCACGAAGGCGGCGCCGTGGTCGCTGATCGTGAGCGGGTTCTTGACGATCTGCTTTGTTTCCCAGTCGCGCAGATCGATCACAGCCACCCGCGCGTTGGCCTTGTCACCGATGAACAGGAACTCGCCGTCGTAGTCGCCCTTGGTCTCGGAGAGAGCCGGATGGTGCGTGTCGCCCCAGGCCACGACCTTCCCATTGATCTTCAGCGACTCGATCACGTGATCGTTCTCGCCGGCAAAGCCGTATCCCTGCCACGACTCGGGCGTGAAGACCGCGATCGAGCGCAGGAGACGCATGCTCGGCACGCCGATCGCGAAGACCTGCCCGCTCTGCCCGCCGGATGAGAACAGCACGTACTCGTCGTGCCGCCCGCTCGGCATGAACGTCTTCGCCGCCGCCAGCAGGTCGTCCACGTTCAGCTTGCGGTCGTTGGCGACCTTCGTGAGCTGGGCGACCTGCGCCGGCGTCAGTTCGACCGGCTTGGCCTCGGCGTCGCCGCCCCGGCGCCTGCGCCCCTCCTGCTGCGCAATCGCGTCGGGCGCGAGGCAGGAGAGCAGAACTCCGGCGGCAGTCGCCAACAGGAGCGAGATCGGAAGTCGGTTTGTTGCTCTTCTCATGGCAAACTCCAGAAGAAGCGGGTGCGCCGGCTCGGCCACGAGCGACCGCCCCGCGAGGTGCTGCTGTTGCGACTACTTGCTCCCGGCGGCGGACGGCTGCAGCGTCCGCAGATACGCGATCACGTCCAGAATGTCGTCCTCGGACATCGCGGGGTTCCCGCCCTTGGGCGGCATCTGAATCCCGGTCGTGTTGAGCGGGTCCGTCGGCGAGCGTCCCTTGCTGAGGAACTCGAAGAGACCGTCCTCGTCCAGTGACTGGACGAAGGCGTTGTTCGCCAGGGCCTTCCCGTTGCCGGCCACACCGACGCCCTCCTTGCCGTGGCACGCCACACAAGTAGTGTGGAAGATCGCATTGCCGCTGGCGATGTACCCGGCGAGTTCTGCGTCACCTGCCGCGGCTTCGAGCGCGGCCGCCTTGTCACCCTCCGACGGCGCGACCGTCAGCACCAGCGGCGGCAACTCGGGCATGCGACGAGGATCCTGCAGGCCTCTCATGAAAGCCACGATCCGAACGATGTCCTCGTCCGTCAGGTCGGGGCGTCCCGCCCTCGGCGGCATCGGCATCGGCTTGGCGTCCGGCCTGCCGGCGATGATGTACGCGTGGAGTTCGGCGTCGCTCCGGAGCGCGACAAAGTCGCTCTCGACCAAGTTCAGCCCAAGACCGGGCACGCCGGTCCCGCTCTGGCCGTGGCACGCGACACATGTTGTCGCGAACAACTCGCGCCCGCGGACAAGCTCGTTAAGCGGGAGCATTGGCTTTGGACCCGCGGCTATGAGCAATTCGTATGCCTGAGCTGCATGCTCGGTCTCGGCGGCGGCTTTCTCGCGCGCTCGCGCTTGGCCGAAAACAGATGCCATGCCGAGCAGGAGGATCAGAGCTGTTGCCGCGATGCCAGAGATGATCGCGATTCCTGCTTCACGGAAGTTGCTCCCGGGAGTGACTGCCCAAGTGCTGGAGTTTTCTCGGTGACGTACTGCGGGGGTGTTGGCCAAGCGATCCATAGCAAAAGACCTCGGTGACGCACATAGAAATCGATATCCGTATCCATATATCAGCCTTTCTGTGCCAAAGTCAATCTATGTCTTTCAGAATTCTCTGGAAATACATGGAACGAACATGTGGACCAGCAGCGATAGGTTCATGTTCGTACGGACGTTTTACTAATCATGCGTCTCCTGATGCTCATGTCGGGCCAGGGGCGAGCCGCGAGACCTGTACGTCTACCGAGCGTGTCGAGACTCCCCGGCTGCTCGCATGGGTCATACTTCTGTTGTGCTAGAAGTGAGGGAACACGGAGCGTGTTGGTCGCAAGGGAGCTCTCTTTGGGTTTTTCTCTTGCGACCCATTCGGATTCTGGACCTGTGACGGGTGACTAAGTGACGCCGCCTGCAGAGGAGGGACCCGAGCTCTCACGGAGCAATGGCTGGCCTTGGGATGCACCGGCATCTTGGCGGCTCCAGCAGGGCGAGCGGACGATGCGTCTAGCGACAAACAAGGTACTGGAGTCCTCGGACGCGGTTGAAGTTGCGATCAGTTGGCTCTCAGGCGATGTCGGCGGCATGCTTTGCGATAGTGAACCGTTGACACTGCCAGATCGGCTCCCGCCTACGAACGAAGTCGCGCTTGTAGACTTGATCGATCCGTTCGACAACGATCGGTTCACAGGGTCACTCCTACATTTTACAGACGCGGAGCAGTACACCATGGTTGCCAACATCTTTGAATGGGGAGCGAATCAGAAGTGGTGGGAACGCGTCAGTGCCGTATCGGCGGTCGCTTCTGTGATCAAGGGCGAGGTGTTCGCGTTCGCAGCAAGGTTCGTCGCACCGGAATGGGCAGAGGCATGCTGAGGGCCGCCGTGAGGGTCTTGGCGTCGTTGAGACTCACCGTTATGCTGCTGGCGGTGTCGATGGCGATCATTTTCATTGGAACGCTCGCGCAGGTCCGTGTCGGTGTGTGGGAGGCGGTTCACACCTATTTCCGCGCTCCTATCGCATGGGTCGATCCCAGCCTCTTCATCCCATCGTCTGCGGGAACACTCCCCTTCCGCGTGCCGCTTCCCGGCGGGGCAACCATCGGCTTGCTCCTGCTGCTGAATCTCCTCGCGGCCCACGCCTCCAGATTCAAGCTCACGGCCCGACGAGCGGGGGTTATGGTGCTGCACGCGGGACTGGTGGTGCTGCTGATAGGCGAGTTCGCTACGGCGATGCTCGCCGACGAAGGACTGATGTCGATCGACGAGGGGAGCACGGTTTCGTACGTCGAGGATGTCAGATCGTCCGAGTTGGCCATCATCGACAACTCAGATACGAGCTTTGATCGCATCGTTACTGTGCCTCAGGCGATGCTTGTTCGTGCAGCGGCTACGGGTAACCCGATCTCAGATGTTCGCTTTCCCTTCGAGATACACGTAGAGGCGTGGATGCCGAACGCTCGGCTGATGAGAGCGGTCGGCGATCGGCTCGCTGATCGTGGCGTGGGCATCGATGCGATAGCCGAACCACTACCGGTGGCGAGAGGCGTCGATGGTGCGCAGACTGACGCTCCTGCAGCGTACGTCAGACTGACCCATCACGGTGAGTCACTCGGCACATGGCTTGTCTGGTCAAACCTCTTGGCGGCCCAGCGTGTGGAGTGCGGCGAATCATCGTTCGATCTCGCGCTGAGATACAAACGGACATACAAGCCATACTCGTTGACGCTGTTGGACTTCCGACACGACAAGTTCGTCGGAACAGAGATCGCAAAGAACTTCTCGAGCCATGTGCGACTGGTTGATGCCAAACGCAGAGTGGATCGTGAAACGACGATCTGGATGAACAACCCGCTGCGATATCGTGGAGACACATTTTACCAGGCATCCTACAAGCCCGATGGGACCGGCACAGTTCTGCAGGTGGTACGGAATCCTGGAGCGACGCTCCCATACGTCGCGTGCGGGCTTGTGAGCGTTGGGCTGCTGATTCACTTCGGAGCAGTATTGTGGGGATTTCTTCGACGTAGACATGAGCGCGAACGCAGTTTGTTGGTTTCCGGTCGTCCGAAGTGGGCGGCTCCAATTGCGATGGTCGGCGCGACCGTCGGCATCGTGGTTGCGTCTGTTGGGCTCTTTCGTACGCCTAACTTTGCGGGATATGACCTCGATGCCTTGGCGAGAATACCGGTGTCGTCGGGTGGTCGCGTCAAGCCGTTCGACACCGCGGCTCGTCACGTGATGATGGTCGCGGGTGGGAGGCAGTCGATACGAGCCGAGGGCTGGTCTCTCGAAGCCGTTGAGTACCTTGCCGGGCTGATCGCGCGGCCAGAGGCGATCGCTGATGCGCCGGTCGTCCGAGTCGATCACCCTGAGGTGCTGGCGATGCTCGCCCTTCCGCCCGATGCAGTGGGTCGTCTGGGCATGAGCGGGATTGAGCCGCACTGGGCGAAGATTGTGGGCGAAGCGGAGCATGCGTTCGAGGTCGAGCCGAAGCAACGTGATGCGTACCAGCGAGCACTCGTTCGCACCTATCACTCCGTGAGCACGCTCCTTGCTCATGCACGCATGCGCGAGCCGTACACGGTTGCTCCGCTGGGTGATGGGACAGACTGGAGGAGCTTTCACGATGCGTTCCTCGAGACCCGAGCCGCGGCACTCGACGGAGACATTTCTGAGCAGGAGGCGATCGAGCGCATGCCACCATCGGTCGCTTACTGGATCGCGATGATGACCGCGTATGCCGAGTCAGATATCCAAGGGTTTAATCGCGCGGTCGCCTCGTACCATGGGTTGCTGGAGGGAGTGATCCCAGCCACCATGAGACGCATGGATCTCGAGGTCCGTTTCAACCGTGCAGGGTTGTTCGTCGGAGCGACTTGCGCGTATATCGTGGCGTCGTTGCTGATCATGCTCTCGATGCTGCTTCGGGCAAAGGATCCGGCCAAGGCGACCGCGAGGCCGCCACTCGCCGATGTGATCAGATCTCTTGGTATCGGCGTGGCATGGGGGGCACTATTCGTGCACACGATCGGGATCGTTGCACGCGTCTACCTTCAGGATCGTCCGCCGGTGACTAACCTGTACTCATCGGCGATTTTCGTCGGATGGGCCGCTGTCTTGTTCGGTATGGTGATCGAGCGTTGGCACCCGATCGGCATTGCGGCACTTGGCTCTGCAGCGATCGGCTTCGGAACCCTGATCGTTGCCCACAACCTAGGCAACGACGGGGACACGATGCAGATGATGCAGGCAGTCCTCGACAGCAACTTCTGGCTTGCGACGCACGTGATCACGATCACGCTCGGGTACTCCGCTACCTTCCTTGCAGGCACGCTCGCTGCTGCTGCGATCCTGCTCGGCGTGTTCACTGTGACTCTGACTCCAGAGCGTGCCTGGACGCTCGCTCGCATGGTGTATGGCACGGTGTGCTTTGCCCTGCTGCTTAGTTTCGTAGGGACAGTGCTGGGTGGTATCTGGGCAGATCAGTCGTGGGGGCGGTTCTGGGGTTGGGACCCCAAAGAGAACGGCGCTGCCCTGGTCGTGCTGAACGCGGCACTGATCCTACACGCTCGATGGGGAGGATTTATCCG from Phycisphaeraceae bacterium includes the following:
- the nosZ gene encoding Sec-dependent nitrous-oxide reductase, producing MRRATNRLPISLLLATAAGVLLSCLAPDAIAQQEGRRRRGGDAEAKPVELTPAQVAQLTKVANDRKLNVDDLLAAAKTFMPSGRHDEYVLFSSGGQSGQVFAIGVPSMRLLRSIAVFTPESWQGYGFAGENDHVIESLKINGKVVAWGDTHHPALSETKGDYDGEFLFIGDKANARVAVIDLRDWETKQIVKNPLTISDHGAAFVTPNTDYIIEGGQYATVLGYGYAPPSEYKDSYRGMVTMWKFDRMKGRIDESQSFALELPPYWQDLADAGKNASDGFFFINSFNAEMATGGVEKGQPPFEAGASKRDMDYLHIIDWKKAEAAFKAGKFEKINGFPVIKIETSISEGILHFAPEPKSPHGVDVTPNGQYMIVAGKLDPHVTVYSIDRIKKAIAEKTYSGTDEYGVPVLDFDAVKEAQVELGLGPLHTQFDDKGYAYTSLFLDSAVARWTLGGEYDALNADQPWKLVQKTPVQYNIGHLCAAEGDTVSPDGNYLISMSKWSVDRFLPTGPLLPQNFQLLDIVQPGTTMPVIYDSPIGVGEPHYCQMIKADKLKTWKVYPEVGWNPHTQRLDPNAPKKGSEGVVRDGNKVTVNMTAVRSHFFPEHVEIMEGDEVTWRITAIETAQDATHGFCIGGYNVNLSLEPGEYVEFKFKADKAGTYPFYCTEFCSALHLEMMGYLHIKPKATAQAGGKAE
- the ccsA gene encoding cytochrome c biogenesis protein CcsA, coding for MLRAAVRVLASLRLTVMLLAVSMAIIFIGTLAQVRVGVWEAVHTYFRAPIAWVDPSLFIPSSAGTLPFRVPLPGGATIGLLLLLNLLAAHASRFKLTARRAGVMVLHAGLVVLLIGEFATAMLADEGLMSIDEGSTVSYVEDVRSSELAIIDNSDTSFDRIVTVPQAMLVRAAATGNPISDVRFPFEIHVEAWMPNARLMRAVGDRLADRGVGIDAIAEPLPVARGVDGAQTDAPAAYVRLTHHGESLGTWLVWSNLLAAQRVECGESSFDLALRYKRTYKPYSLTLLDFRHDKFVGTEIAKNFSSHVRLVDAKRRVDRETTIWMNNPLRYRGDTFYQASYKPDGTGTVLQVVRNPGATLPYVACGLVSVGLLIHFGAVLWGFLRRRHERERSLLVSGRPKWAAPIAMVGATVGIVVASVGLFRTPNFAGYDLDALARIPVSSGGRVKPFDTAARHVMMVAGGRQSIRAEGWSLEAVEYLAGLIARPEAIADAPVVRVDHPEVLAMLALPPDAVGRLGMSGIEPHWAKIVGEAEHAFEVEPKQRDAYQRALVRTYHSVSTLLAHARMREPYTVAPLGDGTDWRSFHDAFLETRAAALDGDISEQEAIERMPPSVAYWIAMMTAYAESDIQGFNRAVASYHGLLEGVIPATMRRMDLEVRFNRAGLFVGATCAYIVASLLIMLSMLLRAKDPAKATARPPLADVIRSLGIGVAWGALFVHTIGIVARVYLQDRPPVTNLYSSAIFVGWAAVLFGMVIERWHPIGIAALGSAAIGFGTLIVAHNLGNDGDTMQMMQAVLDSNFWLATHVITITLGYSATFLAGTLAAAAILLGVFTVTLTPERAWTLARMVYGTVCFALLLSFVGTVLGGIWADQSWGRFWGWDPKENGAALVVLNAALILHARWGGFIRKRGLFVLAVGGSIVTAWSWFGTNMLGVGLHSYGFMDTAAMWLLGFVVSQFALMAVGLLPLSRWRSAGGLCGAL
- a CDS encoding c-type cytochrome, with amino-acid sequence MASVFGQARAREKAAAETEHAAQAYELLIAAGPKPMLPLNELVRGRELFATTCVACHGQSGTGVPGLGLNLVESDFVALRSDAELHAYIIAGRPDAKPMPMPPRAGRPDLTDEDIVRIVAFMRGLQDPRRMPELPPLVLTVAPSEGDKAAALEAAAGDAELAGYIASGNAIFHTTCVACHGKEGVGVAGNGKALANNAFVQSLDEDGLFEFLSKGRSPTDPLNTTGIQMPPKGGNPAMSEDDILDVIAYLRTLQPSAAGSK